From a single Streptomyces sp. NBC_01264 genomic region:
- a CDS encoding Ppx/GppA phosphatase family protein, translating into MRLGVLDVGSNTIHLLVVDAHPGARPLPAHSHKVELRLAELLDVHGAVTPEGVERLVSVIGDAVQAAEDKGCEDVLPFATSAVREATNADEVLARVKAETGVDLPVLSGDDEARLTFLAARRWFGWSSGKLLLLDIGGGSLEIAYGIDEDPDAAVSLPLGAGRLTAGWLPGDPPDPADIRALRRHVRAQIARTVGEFSRFGAPDRVVATSKTFKQLARIAGAARSADGLYVQRDLTRKSLEEWVPRLAAMTTAQRSALPGVSEGRSNQLLAGALVAEGAMDLLGVESLEVCPWALREGVILRRLDHLGRSTPVGA; encoded by the coding sequence ATGAGACTCGGTGTCCTTGACGTGGGTTCGAACACGATCCATCTGCTGGTGGTGGACGCGCACCCCGGTGCGCGCCCGCTGCCCGCGCACTCGCACAAGGTGGAGCTGCGGCTGGCGGAGCTGCTGGACGTGCACGGCGCGGTGACGCCTGAGGGCGTCGAGCGGCTGGTTTCCGTCATCGGGGACGCGGTGCAGGCCGCCGAGGACAAGGGGTGCGAGGACGTGCTCCCCTTCGCGACGAGCGCGGTACGAGAAGCCACGAACGCCGACGAGGTGCTGGCCCGGGTCAAGGCGGAGACGGGCGTGGACCTCCCGGTCCTCAGCGGCGACGACGAGGCCCGGCTGACGTTCCTCGCGGCGCGGCGGTGGTTCGGCTGGTCGTCGGGCAAGCTCCTGCTCCTGGACATCGGCGGGGGCTCCCTGGAGATCGCCTACGGCATCGACGAGGACCCGGACGCGGCCGTCTCCCTCCCCCTGGGCGCGGGCCGCCTGACGGCGGGCTGGCTCCCGGGGGACCCGCCGGACCCGGCGGACATCCGGGCGCTGCGTCGCCACGTACGGGCCCAGATCGCGCGGACGGTCGGCGAGTTCAGCCGCTTCGGGGCGCCGGACCGGGTGGTGGCCACCTCGAAGACCTTCAAGCAGCTGGCCCGGATCGCGGGCGCGGCCCGCTCCGCGGACGGCCTCTACGTCCAGCGGGACCTGACCCGCAAGTCCCTGGAGGAATGGGTCCCGAGACTGGCGGCGATGACCACCGCGCAGCGGTCCGCGCTCCCGGGGGTGTCCGAGGGGCGCTCCAACCAGCTCCTCGCGGGGGCGCTGGTGGCGGAGGGCGCGATGGATCTCCTCGGAGTCGAGTCCCTGGAAGTCTGCCCCTGGGCCCTGCGCGAAGGCGTCATCCTCCGCCGCCTGGACCACCTCGGAAGGTCCACGCCGGTCGGGGCCTGA